Genomic window (Melioribacteraceae bacterium):
AAAGGAAGCAAATTTTCCTTCAGTTTTGATAATAATTAAAATTCTATTGCAACCTTATTGAAACTTTAAAACAGGTACTGTTAAATCTCATCTCTTGTCAATTTTTAACAAGCTATAGAGTGGCTTTTTCAATCAATTACCTGCAAAATATTTTGTGCGCATTTGAAAAACAGGAGAAAGCAGACAGCTATCTAACCACAATCCTTTAAAGATAATCTGCCTTATTGAGAAAATTATTACTTCAGATAAACCATTTTTTTGACTTGAGTAAAATCACCCACATGCAGTTTATAAAAATATATTGATGAAGAGAGAGATGCATTTTCATAATTGCCGAGTGAAAATTTTACCTCATAAATTCCAGGAGGTGTTTCCTCATTAACAAGCACTGCAATTTCTCTCCCAAAAATATCATAAACGCGTAGAGACGTCATATATGACGTCTCTACACCAGAGGGAATTGTAAATTTTATTGTGGTTACTGGATTAAATGGATTTGGATAGTTTTGAAATAAGGAAAATGAATTTGGAATTTCCTCCTCATTAAATTTTCCAATTCCCGTATTGAGATTTGCCGCATCAATTACTGCCTTCACTATTTCTGGATATGCTTTGGCTCCTGTTAGCCTATTAAAAATACCAAGCCCATAATTGCCGGTTCCACCATTATCCCAATAGAATGGAACTAATCCATGCTTTACAATTGAGCCGGTGATAAATTCAATATAATATTTACGATACTGGGCATGCTCGGCATTTAATTCCGGAGTTCCGAGATTTGTTCGCGCAATTGCTCCATACTCACCCAGGATAACAGCAATACCTTTATCAACAAATTTGGTTTTCATTTTGTTGAATTGATTATTAGCCCAGGTTTCATTTGCCCATGTTTCAGTTTTCTTCGAGTCAGTAGCATTTTTTCCCCATTGCGTTATTGTGCTATTACTGTTTAGCGTAAAATTATATGGATCGTAATAATGAACTTCAACCATAAGCCTATCTAGTATAACATCTTTGGGCATAATAAAGTAATTAATTGTGTGATCAATATTAGTATTAAAGCCTTGAACCAAAAGAAAACGGTAATGATTTCTACCTCCTGTTGAGCGAACAGTATTAACAAAAGTCTGGTTATATCCATTCTGCACTGTATAATATTCTTTTATAGGTGTACCGTAATTATTAGTTACCATCACCTCATTAGTACCGGCAAATAATAATCTGTCATCATAATCCCGGAAATGAATTGCGATCTGCTTCCACATTGCAGCCAGTCTTTTTTTAACCTCAGCCTCCTTCGCATAAGTCGGCTGAATCCACCCGTTATCCCAATGCTCATTTATAATTGCGTACATCCCGTTGCTCAACACATAGTTCACAACTTCTTCAACGCGATTTAACCATGATTGCTCAATTTCAAATTCAGCGGCATTGCTAAACCTACTCCAGGCTACGGGAATTCTTACTGCTTTGAAACCGGCGGCTTTTAGAGAATCAATTAGTTGAATTGATATTTTTGGATTGCCCCATGCAGTTTCGCCCCCAATGGATTCAAGAGAATTCCCAACATTCCACCCCGGCACCATCTGTCTTGATAAATGAATAGAACTAATATCACGCATATCAGTATTATCGGGAGGGATACTGTCTATTTTTATATCTCGAATATTAATGATGGATTTTGACAAAGCTGATTGCGTTTTTTCTTCATTCAATTTTTTTTCTTGTATTGAATAACTAAAACTTCTCGCAGCAAATAGTTGAAATATCATGAGCATTGAGATGAGTAAAGTGTATTTTAATTTCATATCTGACTTAACATATTAATGAAAACAGTAACTACTTTAAATTCTATTTTGCAGTAATTGTAATTGATTGACCTTTTAACCCTGCCGATGATGCGGTCAGCTCAATTTTACCTGCTTTTTCTGATGATTGAACTACAACTAAACATTTGCCATTAAATGCATTTCTGTTATTCGCTTGAAAAGATTCCATACTTGTCTGAAGCCCATTATCAACGCCGGCTATTTTACCTTCCCCTTTAACAGAAAATTTAACATTGTTATTTGCGTTAGGAACTACATTACCCTTATCATCAAGTATAGTAACTGTAATGAATGATAAGTCTTCACCATTAGCATTTATTGTATTTCTATCGACTTCCAATTTAATTTGATAAGGTGAGCCGGCTGTAAATATTTCTTTTTCTAAAATAATTTTACCAGCCTTTTTACCAACCGCCTTCACAGAACCAGGTTCATAATTTACACGCCACATCAGCAGATAATCTTCATCACCTTTCTTTTTTGTTCCTTTCGATTTTCCGTTAACAAATAATTCCACCTCATCACAATTTGTATAGGTTACCATATCAATCAACTGCCCCTCTTTCCAATTCCAATGAGGGAAAAGATGTAAAACGTTTTTATTAGTCCATTCACTTTGGTAGAGATAATAAGCATCCTTCGGAAAACCAGCTAAATCAATAATTCCAAAATAGGAACTGCGCGAGGGCCATCCATAAGGAGTTGGTTCACCTAAATAATCAAAACCGGTCCAAATAAATTGTCCCGCCATAAAATCATGTTTTTTTACAACACGCCAAGTTTCAATATTAGTTGAACCCCATGGAGCGGAGACATTGTCATAAGCTGAGCAAGTATTGTCGGGATTGCCGGTTGTGAATGGTATGTCCCATCTTATAGGCCATCTTCTGATACTATCTGATGGCATATCATAATGCCCTCTTGTAGCAAGCGCTGAAACGGATTCTGTTGAAATAAATGGTTTACCGGGAAATAATTTCGGCACTCCCAAATATTCATCTTGATGATAATTAAAACCAACTATATCAAGTACGCCAGCGGTTAACAAAGGATTCTTTGCATCTGTGCGGTTGCATCCGGCGGTAACCGGTCTGGTTTTATCTAGATTCTTTACTATTGCGGTCAGCTCTTTTGTGATTGCTTCGCCGCTTGGATCTTTTTCATCCCATTGTTCAATAATCTCATTACCTATACTCCACATAACAATACTTGGATGATTTCTATCTCTCAAAATAAAATCTTCCAAATCGCGCTTGTGCCACTCATCCCAGTCTAGAGAATAATCGAATTGAGTTTTACCTTTCTTCCACATGTCGAATGATTCATTCATAACTACAAAACCCATTTTATCGCACAGCTCAAGAAGTTCGGGCGCGGGGGGATTGTGCGAAGTTCTAATTCCATTAATTCCAATTTCTTTCATTATCTCAAGTTGCCGTTCGAGTGCGCGGTAATTAATTGCGGCTCCTAAAAACCCCAAATCATGATGATTGCATACGCCATTAATTTTAACTTGTTTTCCGTTAAGTATAAAACCCTTTTCGGCATCAAAAATAAATGAACGGATTCCAAGTGGTGTTTCATAATCATCTATAACTTCTTTATCCCTAATTATTTTTGATATTACCTTATACATATAAGGAGTTTCGGTTGACCATAGCTTTGGATTATCAACAATTAACTGTTGCTTGGTTTCTATTGTTGAATTTGCCTCAATAGTTAATTTAGATTCGGTCTCTGTAACCTTTTTATTTTCCGCGTCATAAATTTCAGTTAATAAAATAACATCAGAATTAGGGTTGAGAGAATTTTTAATTTTTGTTTGAACCATTACTTCTGCTGATTCATTATTAATTTTAGGTGTAGTTACGAATGTTCCCCAATGATCTACGGCAATTTTATTTGTCTTTACCAGCCAAACATTTCTATAAATACCGGAACCGGAGTACCATCGTGAATTTGGTTGTTTTGAGTTATCGACCTTTACGCTAATAACATTTTTTTGGCCAAATTTTAAAAAAGGAGTTAATTCGTATCGGAAAGAGATATAACCGAAAGGTCTCTTTCCTAAATAATTTCCGTTTATCCACACTTCACTATTTCTGTAAACCCCATCAAAATCGATATAGAATAACTTGCCGGAATCTTGGGTAGAAACTTCAAATGTTTTGCGGTACCATCCAATTCCACCGGGCAATGCGCCACCGCCAACTGTAGCCGGATTGGCTTCATTAAATTTTCCTTCAATACTCCAATCGTGCGGTAAATTCAATTTCCTCCATTTCGAATCATCAAAATCCGATTTAAATACAGTTGAATCATCACCAAGATAAAAGGTCCAATCTTTATTAAACTTTTCAATGCTTCTTATCTTTTCTGCATCAGCCGATGCGCATCCAACTAACATTGCAACTAAACTAAAAAGCAAAAGTGCGCTGAAAATAATTTCTCTAAATTTTGTAGCGGCCATAAATCCTCACTTATTATAAATGATATTTAAATATGAACAAATATTTAGAAAATTACTTTAAAGTTGACTTCGAACCAAAATTAACACTCTGGATTATCAAATTTGAACCGGGATGAAAGAGATGTAGGCAGTGGGTTAAAATTCTACTTTATTTGCCCGAATTTATTGATTGGAGCAACCGTAACAATTCCATTTTTTCAAATGGTTTGGAGATATAGTGTGTAAATCCGCTTGACAAAAAAGTTCTCTTTCAGAGTTCATCGCGTAAGCCGTCATAGCAACAAAAGGTGTTGAAACATAATTTCTATTTTTCTTTATTTCACTCAGTGTATCGAATCCGTTTAGTTTACCTGAATCCAAATTTCTATCGAGTAAAATAATATCATAGTTCTTTTGTGATGCTAATGAAATAGCAAGGTCCCCATTTTTGCTGTATTAACATCGTAATGATCAACTAGATACGTTTAAAAGTCATAGAAGTAATAACATTATCTTCCACTAATAAAATTAAAAGCTGAGCTTTATAAACCGCTTCTTCGATATCATTTTTTCATAATCGTAATTATTATTTGAGAACTCCTTTTTAATCATTGATTGTGATTCAATAATATTTTTATTAA
Coding sequences:
- a CDS encoding cellulase family glycosylhydrolase; protein product: MKLKYTLLISMLMIFQLFAARSFSYSIQEKKLNEEKTQSALSKSIINIRDIKIDSIPPDNTDMRDISSIHLSRQMVPGWNVGNSLESIGGETAWGNPKISIQLIDSLKAAGFKAVRIPVAWSRFSNAAEFEIEQSWLNRVEEVVNYVLSNGMYAIINEHWDNGWIQPTYAKEAEVKKRLAAMWKQIAIHFRDYDDRLLFAGTNEVMVTNNYGTPIKEYYTVQNGYNQTFVNTVRSTGGRNHYRFLLVQGFNTNIDHTINYFIMPKDVILDRLMVEVHYYDPYNFTLNSNSTITQWGKNATDSKKTETWANETWANNQFNKMKTKFVDKGIAVILGEYGAIARTNLGTPELNAEHAQYRKYYIEFITGSIVKHGLVPFYWDNGGTGNYGLGIFNRLTGAKAYPEIVKAVIDAANLNTGIGKFNEEEIPNSFSLFQNYPNPFNPVTTIKFTIPSGVETSYMTSLRVYDIFGREIAVLVNEETPPGIYEVKFSLGNYENASLSSSIYFYKLHVGDFTQVKKMVYLK
- a CDS encoding DUF4982 domain-containing protein, whose protein sequence is MAATKFREIIFSALLLFSLVAMLVGCASADAEKIRSIEKFNKDWTFYLGDDSTVFKSDFDDSKWRKLNLPHDWSIEGKFNEANPATVGGGALPGGIGWYRKTFEVSTQDSGKLFYIDFDGVYRNSEVWINGNYLGKRPFGYISFRYELTPFLKFGQKNVISVKVDNSKQPNSRWYSGSGIYRNVWLVKTNKIAVDHWGTFVTTPKINNESAEVMVQTKIKNSLNPNSDVILLTEIYDAENKKVTETESKLTIEANSTIETKQQLIVDNPKLWSTETPYMYKVISKIIRDKEVIDDYETPLGIRSFIFDAEKGFILNGKQVKINGVCNHHDLGFLGAAINYRALERQLEIMKEIGINGIRTSHNPPAPELLELCDKMGFVVMNESFDMWKKGKTQFDYSLDWDEWHKRDLEDFILRDRNHPSIVMWSIGNEIIEQWDEKDPSGEAITKELTAIVKNLDKTRPVTAGCNRTDAKNPLLTAGVLDIVGFNYHQDEYLGVPKLFPGKPFISTESVSALATRGHYDMPSDSIRRWPIRWDIPFTTGNPDNTCSAYDNVSAPWGSTNIETWRVVKKHDFMAGQFIWTGFDYLGEPTPYGWPSRSSYFGIIDLAGFPKDAYYLYQSEWTNKNVLHLFPHWNWKEGQLIDMVTYTNCDEVELFVNGKSKGTKKKGDEDYLLMWRVNYEPGSVKAVGKKAGKIILEKEIFTAGSPYQIKLEVDRNTINANGEDLSFITVTILDDKGNVVPNANNNVKFSVKGEGKIAGVDNGLQTSMESFQANNRNAFNGKCLVVVQSSEKAGKIELTASSAGLKGQSITITAK